The Sorangiineae bacterium MSr11367 genome window below encodes:
- a CDS encoding 5'-nucleotidase C-terminal domain-containing protein translates to MTKQHWLGFSLAFALGFTQLPACSSDDTLVHTSPDGGAPDGSALDAGGDASPASVTLTILQTTDLHTNVMPWDYFSAKDAKTQGLAKVATLVKRERTECSLLIDSGDTIQGTPLGTYYALKDNAPKHPMAAAMESLKYDAMALGNHEFNYGLGVLNKFIGEVNFPVLSANVRKTDGTEAFKPYVIKEVCGIKVGILGMVTPGVTTWERPENIPGLRFDNPLDTAKEFVPKLRAAGADVVVVSFHSGPDKQPPGNANDPASWLTDYSTWTDRGNLPNENLAVQIAQQVPGIDVILSGHTHQPIPKMLIGDVILSQPNRWGSHLGKVSIGASKASGAWKVVSRDSKLVPVTEDVPVDETVAAAAKSYHETTLAYVDAKIGSSAAVFPNGFPARYTDSALADLINIVQEEAAEANGHKVDLSLAAVFSNNGGIPQGDVKLRDAYSIYVYDNTLYVMEITGDILRKALEKDALYFKTLDAANLPAEPAQCKAMPNGPDFNWDIYSQIAYTIDATKPEGSRVTSLKFKGADVTPTQKLTIAINNYRGGGGGGYDMFKEGTIVWKSADGVRDFVADYVTRLETNHEKLDPAKLNTCNFKLLPDLYSKYFKTTPGPTKCSP, encoded by the coding sequence ATGACGAAACAACACTGGCTCGGCTTCAGCCTCGCATTCGCCCTAGGTTTTACGCAGCTTCCCGCGTGTTCGAGCGACGATACGCTGGTGCACACGTCTCCAGATGGCGGCGCGCCCGATGGCTCCGCGCTCGACGCGGGCGGTGATGCTTCCCCTGCGTCCGTTACGCTTACCATTTTGCAGACGACGGACCTGCACACCAATGTGATGCCTTGGGATTATTTCAGTGCCAAAGATGCGAAGACGCAGGGCCTGGCCAAGGTTGCCACGTTGGTCAAGCGTGAGCGCACGGAGTGCAGTCTGCTCATCGACAGCGGCGACACGATTCAAGGCACGCCGCTCGGTACGTATTACGCATTGAAGGACAATGCGCCGAAGCACCCGATGGCGGCCGCCATGGAGAGCTTGAAATACGATGCGATGGCCCTGGGCAATCACGAGTTCAATTACGGCTTGGGCGTGTTGAACAAGTTCATCGGCGAGGTGAACTTCCCCGTGCTCAGCGCCAACGTGCGCAAGACCGATGGCACCGAGGCGTTCAAGCCGTACGTCATCAAAGAGGTGTGCGGCATCAAAGTCGGCATCTTGGGCATGGTCACCCCGGGGGTGACGACGTGGGAGCGTCCAGAGAACATTCCCGGATTGCGCTTCGACAATCCGCTCGATACGGCGAAGGAGTTCGTGCCCAAGCTGCGCGCGGCGGGTGCGGACGTGGTGGTCGTGTCGTTCCACAGTGGGCCGGACAAGCAGCCGCCCGGCAATGCCAACGATCCGGCGTCGTGGCTCACGGATTATTCGACGTGGACGGACCGGGGCAATCTCCCCAACGAGAACCTGGCCGTGCAGATTGCGCAGCAGGTGCCGGGCATCGACGTCATTCTGTCGGGGCACACGCACCAGCCGATTCCGAAGATGCTCATCGGCGACGTGATTCTTTCGCAGCCGAATCGCTGGGGCAGCCACCTGGGCAAGGTGTCGATTGGCGCGAGCAAGGCCTCGGGCGCGTGGAAGGTCGTTTCGCGTGATTCGAAGCTGGTGCCGGTCACCGAGGACGTGCCGGTCGACGAGACGGTGGCCGCGGCGGCGAAGAGCTACCACGAGACGACGCTGGCCTACGTCGATGCCAAGATTGGCTCGTCCGCGGCCGTCTTCCCCAACGGTTTTCCCGCGCGCTACACGGACAGTGCGCTGGCGGACCTGATCAACATCGTGCAGGAGGAGGCGGCCGAGGCCAATGGGCACAAGGTCGATCTTTCGCTCGCGGCGGTGTTCTCGAACAACGGCGGGATCCCCCAGGGCGACGTCAAACTGCGCGATGCGTACAGCATTTACGTCTACGACAATACGCTCTACGTGATGGAAATCACGGGCGACATCTTGCGCAAGGCGCTGGAGAAGGACGCGCTCTACTTCAAGACGCTCGACGCGGCCAATCTGCCCGCCGAGCCCGCGCAGTGCAAGGCGATGCCCAATGGCCCCGACTTCAACTGGGATATCTATTCGCAAATCGCGTACACCATCGACGCGACGAAACCCGAGGGCTCACGCGTCACGAGCCTGAAGTTCAAAGGCGCCGACGTGACACCGACGCAAAAGCTCACCATCGCCATCAACAATTACCGCGGCGGTGGCGGCGGCGGTTACGACATGTTCAAAGAGGGAACCATCGTCTGGAAATCCGCCGACGGCGTGCGCGACTTCGTCGCCGACTACGTCACCCGCCTCGAGACGAACCACGAGAAACTCGACCCCGCCAAGTTGAACACCTGCAATTTCAAACTGCTCCCCGACCTGTACTCGAAATACTTCAAGACCACCCCCGGTCCCACCAAGTGCTCGCCCTGA
- a CDS encoding WHG domain-containing protein: MPRIKKKAAGAYHHGNLREAIVAAATKVVNDEGPLELTVRRVSTQLGVTHAAVYHHFEDRTAILAAVAEAAFVQLSEAIASRQAVLGETALERFAASGLAYVSFAVKHPRLYGVMFGPEAAERHAYPALAEAAARVFELLRGSIAASQNEGMVAEGSPDEHALFAWSAVHGLASLIVGRQLGQMELPSDDPERLAQLIVLRAFTGLAAKPEYK; this comes from the coding sequence ATGCCGCGCATCAAGAAGAAGGCCGCCGGGGCCTACCATCACGGCAACCTCCGCGAGGCCATCGTGGCGGCGGCGACGAAGGTCGTGAACGACGAAGGTCCGCTCGAGTTGACCGTCCGGCGTGTGTCCACGCAGCTCGGGGTCACGCACGCCGCCGTGTACCATCACTTCGAGGACCGCACGGCAATCCTGGCGGCGGTGGCGGAGGCTGCATTCGTGCAGCTCAGCGAGGCCATTGCCTCGCGGCAGGCCGTCCTGGGCGAGACGGCGCTCGAGCGCTTTGCGGCGAGCGGGCTCGCGTACGTCTCGTTCGCGGTGAAGCACCCGCGGCTCTATGGCGTCATGTTCGGGCCCGAGGCGGCCGAGCGCCACGCCTATCCGGCACTCGCCGAGGCGGCCGCGCGCGTGTTCGAATTGCTGCGCGGCAGCATTGCCGCGTCGCAGAACGAGGGCATGGTCGCCGAGGGCTCGCCGGACGAACACGCGCTGTTCGCTTGGTCAGCGGTGCATGGCCTTGCATCGCTGATCGTGGGGCGGCAGTTGGGGCAAATGGAGTTGCCCTCGGACGACCCCGAACGGCTCGCGCAACTGATCGTCCTTCGTGCGTTTACCGGGCTGGCCGCCAAGCCGGAATACAAGTAA
- a CDS encoding carotenoid oxygenase family protein, translating into MNTTTAAAELAKRAPFVGPSEDDGSARARVTGTLPEWLRGTLVRTAPMFGASLPWEPTHLFDAVALAYGIDVGGPEATLHWARIDSETARAARTGRVPSAQFQTRNGRGFFQRLFGPIPKATDNPNVNVVRMGNDVVALTESPHQWRLDPVTLRACGRVEYHDSLGRSAIMLAHPIIGPDGVTNIAYRLGSRAEIMLYTHDAASRARKLVATWSTPNLPYLHSFGLTERSAIVVAHPFTAKPASMLWSNAGFIEHFRWHPERGTRLVVFDRTAGPAQTAREYETDSLFVFHVAHAFETADAAIVDVLAFDDPSIIASAMTRTLLARAPELPAKLRRLTIDRRTGQVRNELLSDTPFELPQVDAERAAGRAATTVFGASVGLDRGVSTGDIVAIDPRSGSARRFREAPWIFGEPVFVGKPGRAREGEGVLLAVGSHEHASALFALDASTLDVLARAEFRTPLPFGFHGSFLPS; encoded by the coding sequence ATGAACACGACGACTGCCGCGGCCGAGCTTGCGAAACGTGCCCCTTTCGTGGGGCCGAGCGAAGACGATGGATCCGCACGCGCACGCGTCACGGGGACCCTCCCCGAGTGGCTGCGCGGCACCTTGGTGCGCACCGCCCCCATGTTCGGGGCGAGCCTCCCGTGGGAGCCGACGCATCTGTTCGATGCCGTGGCACTCGCCTACGGCATCGACGTGGGCGGCCCGGAGGCGACGTTGCACTGGGCGCGCATCGACAGCGAGACCGCTCGCGCTGCACGCACCGGCCGCGTACCTTCCGCCCAGTTCCAAACGCGCAATGGTCGCGGCTTCTTCCAACGGCTCTTCGGCCCCATTCCGAAGGCGACCGACAACCCCAACGTCAACGTCGTTCGCATGGGCAACGACGTGGTCGCGCTCACCGAATCGCCGCATCAATGGAGACTCGATCCGGTCACCCTGCGTGCATGCGGCCGCGTGGAATACCACGACTCGCTCGGGCGCTCGGCCATCATGCTGGCGCATCCCATCATCGGCCCGGACGGCGTCACGAACATCGCCTACCGGCTCGGCAGCCGGGCCGAGATCATGCTGTACACGCACGATGCCGCCTCCCGCGCACGCAAGCTGGTAGCAACGTGGTCGACGCCGAACCTGCCGTACCTGCACTCCTTCGGCCTGACGGAGCGCTCGGCCATCGTCGTCGCGCACCCGTTCACGGCCAAGCCGGCGTCGATGCTCTGGTCGAACGCGGGATTCATCGAGCACTTCCGCTGGCACCCTGAACGGGGCACCCGACTCGTGGTCTTCGACCGCACCGCGGGCCCCGCGCAAACGGCGCGTGAATACGAGACGGATTCCTTGTTCGTCTTCCACGTGGCGCACGCCTTCGAGACGGCCGACGCTGCGATCGTCGACGTTCTCGCCTTCGACGATCCCAGCATCATCGCGTCGGCGATGACGCGCACCCTTCTCGCGCGGGCACCGGAGCTTCCGGCCAAACTGCGGCGGCTGACCATCGACCGACGCACGGGCCAGGTGCGCAACGAGTTACTCTCCGACACGCCATTCGAGCTTCCTCAGGTCGACGCCGAACGCGCCGCGGGTCGCGCGGCCACCACCGTGTTCGGGGCCTCCGTGGGGCTCGACCGAGGCGTGTCGACCGGCGACATCGTCGCCATCGATCCGCGCTCGGGGAGCGCGCGCCGGTTTCGTGAGGCGCCGTGGATTTTCGGCGAGCCCGTCTTCGTCGGGAAGCCGGGCCGCGCCCGCGAGGGCGAGGGCGTGCTCCTCGCGGTGGGATCCCACGAGCACGCCTCGGCCCTGTTCGCCCTCGACGCGAGCACGCTCGACGTGCTCGCCCGGGCGGAATTCCGCACGCCGCTTCCGTTTGGATTCCATGGGTCCTTCCTTCCATCGTAA
- a CDS encoding phosphodiesterase: MLLAQISDLHIGAVGSSMDVHAHTAEHLVRAVEHLNRLDPSPDAVLCTGDLVDAGSAEEYARLAELLAPLKAPYYLVAGNHDHRDNLRAAFAHHGYFPAEGYLQYVVDLGPVRVVALDTNVPGAPGGLLCEERLAWLDARLAEEPSRPTLVMQHHPPFLTGMQQMDTMILDGMEAMANVVRKHPQVERIVCGHLHRPITRRVGGTLAMTCPSTAHQVELDLRERGRLAVITEPPACLLHAWSEGLGLVSHTSYIGDFGTPYVIIAEESAPGQAVQM, from the coding sequence ATGCTGTTGGCTCAGATCAGCGATCTTCACATCGGCGCGGTTGGCTCGTCGATGGACGTGCACGCGCACACGGCGGAACACCTCGTCCGCGCCGTCGAGCACCTGAATCGCCTGGATCCGAGCCCCGACGCCGTTCTCTGCACGGGCGATTTGGTCGACGCCGGGAGCGCGGAGGAATATGCGCGGCTCGCCGAGTTGCTCGCGCCGTTGAAGGCACCGTATTACCTCGTGGCCGGAAACCACGACCACCGCGACAACCTCCGCGCGGCCTTCGCGCACCATGGCTATTTTCCCGCCGAGGGGTACCTGCAATACGTGGTCGACCTCGGGCCGGTGCGCGTGGTGGCACTCGATACCAACGTCCCCGGCGCGCCGGGCGGATTGCTCTGCGAGGAGCGCCTCGCGTGGCTCGATGCGCGGCTCGCCGAGGAGCCTTCGCGGCCAACGCTGGTGATGCAGCACCACCCGCCATTTCTCACGGGCATGCAGCAAATGGACACCATGATCCTGGACGGCATGGAGGCGATGGCCAACGTCGTTCGAAAGCATCCGCAGGTCGAGCGCATCGTGTGCGGGCATTTGCATCGCCCCATCACGCGGCGCGTGGGCGGGACACTGGCCATGACGTGCCCCAGCACCGCGCATCAGGTCGAGCTGGATCTTCGCGAACGCGGGCGGCTCGCCGTCATCACCGAGCCGCCCGCATGCCTGCTCCACGCCTGGAGCGAAGGCCTAGGGCTGGTGAGCCACACGAGCTACATTGGCGATTTCGGCACGCCGTACGTGATCATCGCGGAGGAAAGTGCGCCGGGACAGGCTGTGCAGATGTAG
- a CDS encoding DUF962 domain-containing protein has translation MATDSERIQSFEEFWPYYLGEHRDPRSRALHYVGTTLVIGTVATAALTMNPLWLLATPVVGYGPAWVGHFFIEGNRPATFKYPLWSLRADFKMLGLAVRGKIAEEIERLQPAHATA, from the coding sequence ATGGCGACCGACTCGGAGCGGATTCAATCGTTCGAAGAATTTTGGCCGTACTATCTGGGCGAGCACCGCGATCCGCGCTCGCGCGCACTGCACTACGTGGGGACGACCCTGGTCATTGGCACGGTGGCCACCGCCGCACTGACCATGAATCCATTGTGGCTGCTGGCGACACCGGTCGTCGGATACGGCCCCGCGTGGGTCGGGCATTTTTTCATCGAGGGCAATCGACCGGCGACCTTCAAATATCCTTTGTGGTCGCTCAGGGCCGATTTCAAAATGCTCGGCCTCGCCGTACGCGGCAAGATTGCCGAGGAGATCGAGCGCCTGCAGCCTGCGCACGCGACGGCCTGA
- a CDS encoding PIG-L family deacetylase gives MLRQHHRCALESLNASPPGSLLIVAAHPDDETIGIGATLAGLIDAGWRAHVLHVTDGAPHNPELRFALRERSREDAAAIRRVEIRDALRAGNVDPDEVLLPSIGIADQEATLHMPEIARVLEERFAELGTTVVITHPYEGGHPDHDAAALAVHAAVARSSAIALAEMTSYHTQQGTLITAAFRHDSRPACTARLDGALDARHRTRKRRMLDAYRTQTKILEPFGTDAEPLRCAPHYDFTQPPHEGKLHYESLPFDWTGPRWREFAREALAALAL, from the coding sequence ATGCTACGGCAACACCATCGCTGCGCGCTCGAATCCCTGAACGCTTCCCCGCCGGGGTCGCTGTTGATCGTGGCAGCCCACCCCGACGATGAGACCATCGGCATCGGTGCGACCCTCGCCGGCTTGATCGACGCGGGCTGGCGCGCCCACGTGCTCCATGTCACCGATGGAGCACCGCACAATCCCGAGCTTCGGTTCGCGCTTCGCGAACGCAGCCGCGAGGACGCGGCCGCCATCCGCCGGGTCGAAATCCGGGACGCCCTGCGCGCCGGCAACGTCGATCCCGACGAGGTGCTCCTCCCTAGCATCGGCATCGCCGATCAGGAGGCCACGCTCCATATGCCCGAGATCGCGCGGGTCCTCGAGGAGCGCTTCGCCGAACTCGGCACCACCGTGGTCATCACGCATCCGTACGAAGGCGGTCACCCCGATCACGATGCGGCCGCCCTCGCAGTGCACGCCGCCGTTGCGCGCTCATCCGCCATCGCACTGGCCGAAATGACCTCGTACCACACGCAGCAAGGGACATTGATCACCGCGGCGTTCCGCCATGACAGCCGCCCCGCCTGCACCGCGCGGCTCGATGGCGCGCTCGACGCGCGACATCGCACGCGCAAGCGGCGCATGCTCGACGCGTACCGCACGCAGACGAAGATCCTCGAGCCCTTCGGCACCGATGCCGAGCCCTTGCGCTGTGCACCCCATTACGATTTCACCCAGCCTCCGCACGAAGGAAAACTCCACTACGAGAGTCTCCCCTTCGATTGGACCGGCCCCCGCTGGCGCGAGTTCGCGCGCGAAGCGCTGGCTGCTCTGGCGCTCTAA
- a CDS encoding alpha/beta hydrolase: MTHELGAICATLRKGPHDVIDVGHSRIAHWRFGQGPDLLFVHGWPLHAATFRHLVPRLSARFSCHLIDLPGTGHTTSESDPPVGLREHAATVRRVVDELGLKRFAYVGHDSGGSAVRIAAKDDPRVAGMLLGNTEIPGHHPWLIETAMKGLRVLPGAVRLYGACLRMEWFRQSMFAFGAFFTHSRSVEGEFREWFVQPMLDAFPVLRGQMRLIQQFDPRVVDDLAEVHRHLKAPTLLIWGSADTLFPLEKAKAMVDQFRGGAEIRVISDAGLMGHEDRAEEFLAHAEPFLSRCFERARTEQLAS, encoded by the coding sequence ATGACCCACGAGCTGGGCGCAATCTGCGCCACCCTGAGAAAAGGCCCTCACGACGTCATCGACGTGGGGCATAGCCGCATTGCACACTGGCGTTTCGGGCAGGGGCCGGATCTGCTGTTCGTGCACGGATGGCCACTGCATGCGGCGACGTTCCGTCACTTGGTGCCGCGCCTTTCCGCGCGCTTCTCGTGCCACCTGATCGACCTACCGGGGACCGGACACACGACGTCCGAGTCGGATCCGCCCGTCGGTTTGCGCGAGCATGCCGCGACCGTGCGCCGGGTGGTGGACGAGCTCGGACTCAAGCGCTTCGCCTACGTTGGGCACGACAGCGGCGGAAGCGCCGTGCGCATCGCGGCAAAGGACGACCCGCGGGTGGCGGGGATGTTGCTCGGGAACACCGAGATACCTGGACATCATCCATGGCTCATCGAGACGGCCATGAAAGGGTTGCGGGTCCTCCCTGGGGCAGTCCGCCTCTATGGGGCGTGCTTGCGCATGGAATGGTTCCGCCAATCGATGTTCGCTTTTGGTGCGTTCTTCACCCATTCGCGCTCCGTCGAGGGGGAGTTCCGCGAGTGGTTCGTTCAGCCGATGCTCGATGCCTTCCCCGTGCTCCGGGGGCAAATGCGGTTGATCCAGCAATTCGATCCGAGGGTCGTCGACGACCTGGCCGAGGTGCATCGCCATCTCAAAGCGCCAACCCTCCTTATATGGGGTAGCGCCGATACCTTGTTTCCATTGGAGAAGGCGAAGGCCATGGTCGACCAATTCCGCGGCGGCGCCGAGATACGGGTGATCTCGGACGCCGGCCTCATGGGGCACGAGGATCGCGCGGAGGAGTTTCTCGCGCACGCCGAACCGTTCCTCTCACGCTGCTTCGAGCGGGCGCGGACCGAACAGCTGGCAAGCTGA
- a CDS encoding helix-turn-helix transcriptional regulator: protein MRSDIGLFPAVLRHWRARRGWSQLDLALAANVSARHVSFLETGRAQPSRDMVLRLGETFDLSLRDRNAMLRAAGFEHAFAEPTFDGGLPPPLAQAVDRMSAQQEPYPLMVLNRQYDVLRVNQSAGRLFGLFLARAEPVSPGSVNLVRLLFDPYIAQHVIVDWERTAREAISRIHRELLARPNDPGLAALLQSLLAHPHVPKEWRQPDLSTPSEPIVVFRLRHGDTELAFLTTITVFQAPQNVLLDEIVIESYFPFDDRTAAFCADLARA from the coding sequence ATGCGCTCCGACATCGGACTTTTTCCGGCCGTTCTTCGCCATTGGCGCGCCCGCCGCGGGTGGAGCCAGCTCGATCTGGCGCTGGCCGCGAACGTATCGGCCCGGCACGTGAGCTTTCTCGAAACGGGCCGTGCGCAGCCGAGCCGGGACATGGTGTTGCGCCTCGGCGAGACGTTCGACCTGTCGTTGCGCGATCGAAACGCGATGCTGCGCGCCGCCGGGTTCGAGCACGCCTTTGCCGAGCCTACGTTCGACGGTGGCCTTCCGCCACCTCTTGCCCAGGCCGTCGATCGCATGTCGGCGCAGCAGGAGCCCTATCCGTTGATGGTCTTGAATCGGCAATACGATGTGCTGCGCGTCAATCAAAGTGCCGGTCGGTTGTTCGGGCTTTTCCTTGCGCGCGCCGAACCGGTTTCACCGGGCTCGGTGAACCTGGTCCGGCTGTTGTTCGATCCATACATTGCGCAGCATGTGATCGTCGATTGGGAGCGCACCGCGCGCGAGGCCATCTCGCGCATCCATCGCGAGTTGCTCGCACGCCCGAACGATCCAGGGCTCGCCGCGCTGCTGCAATCGCTGCTTGCCCATCCGCACGTTCCCAAAGAGTGGCGCCAACCAGATCTCTCCACACCGAGTGAGCCCATCGTGGTGTTTCGATTGCGCCACGGGGACACCGAGCTAGCGTTTCTCACGACCATCACGGTGTTTCAGGCGCCGCAGAACGTATTGCTCGATGAAATCGTCATCGAGAGCTACTTCCCTTTCGACGACCGGACGGCCGCCTTCTGTGCGGATCTTGCGCGCGCATAA
- a CDS encoding GH92 family glycosyl hydrolase, which translates to MPKNPRFWIIFGALIVGAAFVYVRFKGSKNGGSEADSSFPAAASGSADPSSKGITATSGGEPPARISAFKPRSGKQLDEYVNPFIGTGGDGHTYPGATVPFGMVQVSPETDVRHFKESWPWATGYRYSDKTILGFAHTHFSGTGHSDMGDVLLMPTVGALQLEPGTPDNPDAGYRSRFSHEDEKASPGYYSVILKDSNTKVELTATNRVGMHRYTFSQNDHAHVILDLVSSIYNYEGKVLLSQLRVENDRLVTGMRQTRGWAKNRTVYFAIEFSKPFGSYGIANDAEEEYRGMGRQGKLLENYPDVSGKKLKAYFNFDVAAGDVIQAKVSISSVGIDGALKNLRAEAPDWNFDGIHNAAKEAWRNELSRMDVDGDEKKKTILFTSLYHTMLAPVTYMDVDHRYRGLDQAIHTADGYTNYHIFSLWDTFRALHPLFTILQPERDGEMIHSMLAHSQQSVHHILPIWSFGSNETWCMIGYHAVPVIADAYLKGIKNFDGKAAYEAMKASATYAPYGGLGDYMKYGYVPIDKEKEGASKTLEYAYDDWTIAQVAKAMGKTDDQQEFSKRAAYFRHVYDNATGFMRAKKSDGHFREPFDPLFAQYGSDYTEGNAWQYSFFVPHDVHGLIELMGGKDKFVEKLDKLFTLKASDDKFKQVEDIGGLIGQYAHGNEPSQHIAYLYSYAGQPWRTQERIHQIMSTLFDDTPEGMSGNEDCGQMSAWYIFSALGFYPVSPGSLEYVIGTPTFPRAAMDVGGGKVFTVTAENLSDANIYIQSVTLNDQPYDKSFLRHEDIMKGGTLKFTMGPRPNREWATTPAAAPYSLSK; encoded by the coding sequence ATGCCGAAAAACCCGCGATTCTGGATCATATTTGGCGCACTCATCGTGGGCGCCGCCTTCGTCTACGTGCGCTTCAAGGGCTCCAAAAACGGTGGATCCGAGGCCGACTCCTCGTTCCCCGCGGCCGCCTCCGGGAGCGCGGATCCTTCGTCCAAAGGCATCACCGCCACGTCCGGCGGAGAGCCGCCGGCGAGGATCTCGGCGTTCAAACCGCGCTCGGGAAAGCAGCTCGACGAATACGTGAATCCGTTCATCGGCACCGGCGGCGATGGGCATACCTACCCCGGCGCCACGGTGCCTTTCGGCATGGTGCAAGTGAGCCCCGAGACGGACGTGCGGCACTTCAAGGAGAGCTGGCCGTGGGCCACGGGATACCGCTACAGCGATAAGACGATTCTGGGCTTCGCGCATACGCACTTCAGCGGCACCGGGCACTCCGACATGGGCGACGTGCTGCTGATGCCCACGGTGGGCGCGCTGCAGCTCGAGCCGGGAACGCCGGACAATCCCGATGCGGGATACCGCTCGCGGTTTTCGCACGAGGATGAAAAGGCGAGCCCCGGCTATTACTCGGTGATCCTCAAGGATTCGAACACCAAAGTGGAGCTCACCGCCACGAACCGCGTGGGTATGCACCGGTATACGTTCTCGCAGAACGACCATGCGCACGTCATTCTGGATTTGGTGAGCAGCATTTACAACTACGAGGGCAAGGTCTTGCTCTCGCAGCTCCGGGTGGAAAACGATCGCCTGGTGACCGGGATGCGGCAAACGCGCGGCTGGGCGAAGAACCGCACCGTGTATTTTGCCATCGAGTTCTCCAAGCCGTTCGGCTCGTACGGCATCGCCAACGACGCCGAGGAAGAGTACCGAGGCATGGGGCGGCAAGGAAAGCTGCTGGAGAACTACCCCGACGTGTCGGGCAAGAAGCTGAAGGCGTATTTCAACTTCGATGTGGCCGCGGGCGATGTCATCCAGGCCAAGGTGTCGATTTCGTCCGTGGGCATCGATGGTGCGTTGAAGAATCTGCGCGCGGAGGCGCCGGATTGGAATTTCGACGGCATTCACAATGCCGCGAAGGAAGCGTGGCGGAACGAGCTATCGCGGATGGATGTGGACGGCGACGAGAAGAAGAAGACGATCCTGTTCACGTCGCTCTACCACACGATGCTCGCGCCAGTGACGTACATGGACGTCGACCATCGCTACCGCGGGCTCGATCAAGCCATTCACACGGCGGATGGCTATACGAATTACCATATCTTCTCGCTATGGGACACGTTCCGGGCGCTGCATCCGCTGTTTACGATTCTGCAGCCGGAGCGCGATGGGGAGATGATTCACTCGATGCTGGCGCACAGCCAACAGAGTGTGCACCACATTCTGCCGATATGGTCGTTCGGGTCGAACGAGACGTGGTGCATGATTGGGTACCATGCGGTGCCGGTCATTGCCGATGCGTACTTGAAAGGGATCAAGAACTTCGACGGCAAGGCGGCGTACGAGGCGATGAAGGCCAGCGCGACGTATGCGCCCTACGGCGGGTTGGGCGACTACATGAAGTACGGGTACGTGCCCATCGACAAGGAAAAAGAGGGCGCGTCGAAGACGCTGGAGTACGCGTACGACGATTGGACCATCGCCCAGGTGGCCAAGGCCATGGGCAAGACGGACGATCAGCAGGAGTTCAGCAAGCGCGCGGCCTACTTCCGGCACGTGTACGACAACGCGACGGGCTTCATGCGCGCGAAGAAGAGCGACGGGCACTTCCGCGAGCCATTCGATCCGCTGTTCGCGCAGTACGGGAGCGATTACACGGAGGGGAACGCGTGGCAGTACTCCTTCTTCGTGCCGCACGACGTGCACGGGCTCATCGAGTTGATGGGCGGCAAGGACAAGTTCGTGGAAAAGCTGGACAAGCTTTTCACGCTGAAGGCCAGCGACGACAAGTTCAAGCAGGTGGAGGACATCGGCGGGCTGATTGGCCAGTACGCGCACGGCAACGAGCCGAGTCAGCACATCGCGTACCTCTATAGCTACGCGGGGCAGCCGTGGCGCACGCAGGAGCGTATCCACCAGATCATGAGCACGTTGTTCGACGATACGCCGGAGGGCATGAGCGGCAACGAGGACTGCGGGCAGATGTCCGCTTGGTACATCTTCAGCGCGCTCGGTTTCTATCCGGTGAGCCCGGGAAGCCTCGAATACGTGATCGGCACGCCGACCTTCCCGCGCGCAGCCATGGACGTGGGCGGCGGCAAGGTGTTCACCGTGACCGCGGAGAACCTCTCCGACGCGAACATCTACATCCAATCGGTGACGCTCAACGATCAGCCGTACGACAAGTCGTTCCTGCGCCACGAGGACATCATGAAAGGCGGCACCCTGAAGTTCACCATGGGCCCCCGCCCCAACCGCGAATGGGCCACCACCCCCGCCGCCGCCCCCTACTCACTGAGCAAGTAG